The following proteins are encoded in a genomic region of Ornithinibacillus sp. 4-3:
- a CDS encoding IclR family transcriptional regulator: MQTIDRIMQITEILSSSEERELSISVLSKRCNLPLSTMHRLLNGMIKHGLIEQNQGTKFYRLGNTWLKYGLQLYDNLDFSEVVRTELEKLMYETGETVYFNKPDGLSALIIERIDSQKQIRIYDQLGIRIPMNIGAANKAMLANMPKYQAEEIINALVEIKEREAFQNQLNLIKQQGFSESHSERTPGTSSVAAPVFNHLNKVIGAVSIGFVDFNLTKERLNYLAEQIMKTGRSVSRKLGYSKI, from the coding sequence ATGCAAACGATCGATCGGATAATGCAAATTACAGAAATATTATCATCTAGCGAGGAGAGAGAACTTTCTATATCAGTACTTTCCAAGCGATGCAACCTTCCACTCAGTACAATGCATAGGCTTTTAAACGGAATGATAAAACATGGATTAATTGAGCAAAATCAAGGGACAAAATTTTACCGACTAGGCAATACATGGCTAAAGTATGGTTTACAGCTATATGATAATTTGGATTTTAGCGAAGTAGTTCGCACTGAATTGGAAAAGTTGATGTATGAAACAGGAGAGACCGTTTATTTTAACAAGCCAGATGGCTTATCTGCCTTAATCATAGAACGGATAGATTCACAAAAACAAATTCGTATCTATGATCAGTTAGGTATACGGATTCCGATGAATATTGGGGCAGCAAACAAAGCAATGCTTGCGAATATGCCTAAATATCAAGCAGAGGAAATTATTAATGCTTTAGTAGAAATAAAGGAAAGAGAAGCATTCCAAAACCAATTGAATCTCATAAAACAGCAAGGATTTAGTGAGAGTCACAGCGAACGGACTCCTGGCACATCCTCTGTAGCTGCCCCCGTATTTAATCACTTGAATAAGGTGATAGGTGCAGTAAGTATTGGATTTGTTGATTTTAATCTTACGAAAGAGCGGTTGAATTATTTGGCAGAGCAAATTATGAAAACTGGAAGAAGTGTTTCTAGAAAGCTAGGGTATAGCAAAATATAA
- a CDS encoding dimethylarginine dimethylaminohydrolase family protein, giving the protein MAYSNSMFKKMKHVIVKHPKDAFISQEHLSNEWKTFNYIEEPDYKEAIQEYEQFLSILKEHVEQIDFLPASNKTGLDSLYAHDPVKFTNEGAIILKSGKALRQPEAEVFQKFLEEKNIPVIGRLSGGAVSDGGDIVWLDDRTLAVGRGYRTNDEAIRQLRAMTEGMVDEFIVVQLPHDQGEEECLHLMSFISMVDKDLAVVHSRLMPVFFRQLLIERGIQLIEVSKEEYDNLGCNVLALAPRVCVISAGNEETKRKLEEAGATVYEYKGTEISYKGTGGPTCLTSPVVRV; this is encoded by the coding sequence ATGGCTTATAGTAATTCCATGTTTAAAAAAATGAAGCATGTTATTGTAAAGCATCCAAAAGATGCCTTTATTAGTCAAGAACATTTAAGCAATGAATGGAAAACATTCAATTATATAGAAGAGCCAGATTATAAAGAGGCAATACAAGAATATGAGCAATTTTTGTCTATTTTAAAAGAACATGTCGAACAAATAGATTTTTTGCCTGCATCTAATAAGACAGGCCTTGATTCATTGTATGCACATGACCCTGTTAAGTTTACAAATGAAGGCGCAATTATATTAAAATCTGGAAAAGCGCTGAGACAACCTGAAGCAGAGGTTTTTCAAAAATTTTTGGAAGAAAAAAATATCCCGGTTATTGGTAGACTTTCCGGTGGTGCAGTATCAGATGGTGGAGATATTGTGTGGCTGGATGATCGGACATTGGCAGTTGGGCGAGGATATCGTACAAATGATGAAGCAATCAGGCAGCTAAGAGCAATGACAGAGGGAATGGTTGATGAGTTTATTGTTGTGCAGTTGCCACATGATCAAGGCGAAGAAGAATGTTTACATCTAATGTCCTTTATCAGTATGGTTGATAAAGACTTGGCCGTTGTTCATTCCCGTCTAATGCCTGTATTTTTTAGACAGTTATTAATCGAGCGTGGAATTCAATTGATTGAAGTCTCCAAAGAAGAATATGATAATCTAGGCTGTAATGTACTAGCATTGGCACCAAGAGTTTGTGTTATATCAGCTGGTAATGAGGAAACGAAAAGGAAACTAGAAGAAGCAGGGGCTACGGTATATGAATATAAAGGTACGGAGATTTCCTATAAAGGAACAGGTGGTCCTACATGTTTGACAAGCCCTGTTGTGCGAGTATGA
- a CDS encoding M20/M25/M40 family metallo-hydrolase, with amino-acid sequence MIERKWGTPESLKELLLEVVSWKSMTLTEGERQFPVKLKKKLEAVPYFQENSNYLALHEADLGRKFLTALYKHPEARETICLISHFDTVNTEEYGDLEPLATQPEKITKALHDRKNELPQDAREDLESGEYLFGRGTMDMKMGLVLHMSLIEKASVEKWPINLLLLTVPDEEVNSSGMRCAVETLITLQQNYNLTYKLFLNSEPVFTEESNQHYLYTGTIGKMLPAALIYGKETHAGKPLSGLTSPYITSYLTQEMEFNDLFQETSYSETSPLPVTLQQKDLKMEYSTQTPYRSAALYNIFLMERNANEVFHLFEQVAETAAKKCNVDYQQICQKQQMNPIGEVKVIRYKDLLDCAIRKFGVEFIEQIKEDVHAHEEWDDREKSLRITDRLMIECQELGPAIVVLLAPPYYPAVNSTGNELIETCTDFVSKTAAEKFGLSIERKHYFNGLCDLSYVNYSGSSQGWTSFEENTPVWGNSYTIPFESMKQLNAPVLNVGPLGKDAHKRTERLHMRNAFEEVPIILEEMIGMIAEIYGKDMVKIR; translated from the coding sequence ATGATAGAGAGAAAATGGGGAACCCCCGAAAGTTTAAAGGAATTGCTTTTGGAAGTTGTCAGTTGGAAAAGCATGACATTAACAGAAGGAGAACGTCAATTTCCAGTAAAACTGAAGAAGAAACTGGAAGCAGTTCCCTATTTTCAAGAGAATTCTAATTATCTGGCACTTCATGAGGCTGACTTAGGAAGGAAGTTTTTAACAGCCCTTTATAAACATCCTGAAGCAAGGGAGACCATCTGTTTAATCAGTCATTTTGATACAGTGAATACAGAAGAATATGGAGACCTTGAGCCACTGGCAACACAGCCCGAAAAAATAACAAAAGCTTTACATGATCGGAAAAATGAATTGCCACAGGATGCACGAGAAGATTTGGAGTCAGGTGAATACTTATTTGGTCGTGGTACGATGGACATGAAAATGGGGTTAGTCCTTCATATGTCTCTTATTGAAAAAGCAAGTGTGGAGAAATGGCCAATTAATTTATTGCTATTGACTGTTCCTGACGAGGAAGTTAACTCTTCAGGGATGAGATGTGCCGTGGAAACATTAATCACTTTACAACAGAATTATAATTTAACCTATAAATTATTCCTGAACAGTGAGCCAGTTTTCACAGAGGAATCAAATCAGCATTATTTGTATACTGGTACCATTGGGAAAATGTTACCTGCAGCTCTTATTTATGGAAAAGAAACACATGCAGGGAAACCATTGAGCGGCTTAACATCGCCTTATATAACATCTTATCTGACACAAGAAATGGAATTTAATGATTTATTTCAAGAGACTTCCTATAGTGAAACATCACCTCTTCCAGTGACTTTGCAACAAAAGGATCTAAAGATGGAATACTCGACGCAAACACCATACCGCTCAGCAGCATTATATAATATTTTTTTGATGGAGCGGAATGCAAATGAGGTGTTTCATTTATTCGAACAGGTGGCTGAAACTGCAGCGAAGAAATGTAATGTTGACTACCAGCAAATTTGTCAAAAACAGCAAATGAATCCAATTGGCGAAGTAAAGGTAATTCGTTATAAGGATTTACTAGACTGCGCCATACGCAAATTTGGAGTTGAATTTATCGAGCAGATAAAAGAAGATGTACATGCTCATGAAGAATGGGATGATCGCGAAAAATCATTGCGCATAACGGATAGATTGATGATCGAATGTCAGGAATTAGGTCCAGCAATCGTTGTTTTATTAGCACCTCCTTATTATCCAGCAGTTAATTCAACAGGAAATGAATTAATTGAGACTTGTACGGATTTTGTATCTAAAACAGCAGCAGAGAAATTTGGGCTTTCGATAGAACGAAAACACTATTTTAATGGTTTATGTGATTTGAGTTATGTAAACTATTCTGGATCTAGTCAGGGATGGACTTCTTTTGAGGAAAATACGCCAGTCTGGGGAAATAGCTATACGATTCCATTTGAAAGTATGAAACAATTAAATGCACCAGTATTAAATGTTGGACCGTTAGGAAAAGATGCACATAAACGTACAGAGCGATTGCATATGCGAAATGCGTTTGAAGAAGTACCAATTATTTTAGAAGAGATGATTGGGATGATAGCTGAAATATATGGAAAAGATATGGTAAAAATTCGCTGA